One part of the Arthrobacter tumbae genome encodes these proteins:
- a CDS encoding peptide MFS transporter, translating into MSTTHNQTATTEGKKFLGHPRMLANLFSVELWERFSFYGMQGILLYYMYYSVADGGLGIDQGIATGLVGAYGGGVYLSTILGAWLADRVMGSEKVLFYSAIMIMFGHIALALLPGGVGLAVGLILVGVGSGGLKANATSLVGTLYAEGDERRDAGFSIFYMGINIGALIGPLLTGLAWTEFGFHYGFGLAAVGMAIGLTQYALTRKNLPETAHAVTNPLPSGRLGRMGLIAAAGVVVIILAFTTGLVTPANLAQTMAYVAIAASIAYFTVILRSKRVTAIERKRVYSFIPLFIASAAFWGLFQQQFTVVAIYADRSLDRNLFGWVMPPSFVQSINPIFIIIFAAVFAALWTKLGSRQPSSPLKFALGLVFMGVAFLLFIPFSGGGPNSTPLIALAVILLFFTWAELFLSPIGLSVATKLAPSAFRTQMVALFFLSISLGTTVAGILAGYYNQDNEVPYFSFSGITAIVLGIALALATPAIKKLMSGVR; encoded by the coding sequence ATGAGCACAACTCACAATCAAACAGCCACAACGGAGGGCAAGAAGTTTCTGGGTCACCCCCGGATGCTTGCGAACCTGTTCAGCGTAGAACTCTGGGAGCGCTTCTCCTTCTACGGCATGCAGGGAATCCTCCTCTACTACATGTACTACTCCGTGGCCGACGGCGGCCTCGGCATTGACCAGGGAATCGCCACCGGCCTGGTGGGGGCCTACGGCGGCGGCGTCTACCTCTCCACCATCCTTGGAGCATGGCTGGCTGACCGGGTCATGGGATCCGAGAAGGTCCTTTTCTACTCCGCCATCATGATCATGTTCGGCCACATTGCGCTGGCGCTGCTGCCGGGCGGAGTAGGCCTCGCGGTCGGTCTTATTCTCGTCGGTGTCGGATCCGGCGGCCTCAAGGCCAACGCGACCTCGCTGGTTGGAACCCTCTACGCCGAGGGAGATGAGCGGCGCGACGCCGGCTTCTCCATCTTCTACATGGGCATCAATATCGGCGCCCTCATCGGCCCACTGCTGACAGGTCTGGCCTGGACGGAGTTCGGTTTCCACTATGGCTTCGGTCTCGCGGCGGTCGGCATGGCGATCGGCCTGACGCAGTACGCGCTGACCCGCAAGAACCTGCCGGAGACAGCCCACGCGGTGACCAACCCGCTGCCCTCCGGCCGACTGGGGCGAATGGGCCTGATCGCTGCGGCCGGCGTCGTCGTGATCATCCTTGCCTTCACCACCGGTCTGGTCACACCTGCGAATCTCGCCCAAACCATGGCGTACGTCGCCATCGCGGCGTCGATCGCCTACTTCACGGTGATCCTGCGCAGCAAGCGCGTGACCGCCATCGAACGCAAGCGGGTCTACTCCTTCATTCCGCTGTTCATTGCGAGCGCTGCCTTCTGGGGGCTGTTCCAGCAGCAGTTCACCGTCGTCGCGATCTACGCGGACCGCAGCCTGGACCGTAACCTGTTCGGCTGGGTCATGCCGCCGAGCTTTGTGCAGTCGATCAACCCGATCTTCATCATCATCTTTGCCGCCGTATTCGCTGCGCTGTGGACGAAGCTGGGAAGCCGGCAGCCGTCGTCGCCGCTGAAGTTCGCGCTGGGCCTCGTGTTCATGGGTGTCGCGTTCCTGCTGTTCATCCCGTTCTCCGGCGGCGGCCCGAACAGCACCCCGCTGATCGCTCTCGCGGTCATCCTGCTGTTCTTCACCTGGGCGGAGCTGTTCCTGTCACCGATCGGGCTTTCGGTTGCAACCAAACTTGCGCCGAGCGCCTTCCGGACGCAGATGGTTGCGCTGTTCTTCCTGTCGATCTCGCTGGGAACCACGGTGGCCGGCATTCTGGCGGGGTACTACAACCAGGACAACGAGGTGCCGTACTTCTCCTTCAGCGGCATCACGGCAATCGTGCTCGGCATAGCCCTTGCGCTGGCTACGCCCGCCATCAAGAAACTGATGAGCGGCGTCCGCTAG
- a CDS encoding inorganic diphosphatase, translating into MKLDVTIEIPKGSRVKYEIDHETHRLRLDRVLFTSMQYPTHYGYFENTLGEDGDPLDALVLLQDFDLIPGVLVESRPIGVFNMVDDGGGDAKVLCVPVDARFDHIQDLGDVSTFLLDEIEHFFRKYKDLEPGKWVEAADWEGREAAEAEVEASLKRFQALGEASEEDEPQGRAVDTDADNADNEPQGR; encoded by the coding sequence ATGAAGCTCGACGTCACTATTGAGATCCCCAAGGGATCACGCGTCAAGTATGAGATCGACCACGAGACCCACCGCCTCCGGCTGGATCGCGTGCTCTTCACCTCGATGCAGTACCCCACGCACTACGGATACTTCGAGAACACGCTTGGCGAAGACGGCGATCCGCTGGACGCCCTGGTTCTGCTGCAGGACTTCGACCTCATCCCGGGCGTCCTGGTCGAGTCGCGCCCGATCGGCGTTTTCAACATGGTGGACGACGGCGGCGGCGACGCCAAAGTGCTGTGCGTCCCCGTCGATGCCCGCTTCGACCACATCCAGGATCTCGGGGACGTCTCCACGTTCCTGCTGGATGAGATCGAGCACTTCTTCCGCAAGTACAAGGACCTGGAGCCGGGCAAGTGGGTTGAAGCCGCTGACTGGGAGGGTCGCGAGGCCGCAGAAGCAGAAGTGGAAGCATCCCTGAAGCGGTTCCAGGCCCTGGGCGAGGCGAGTGAAGAGGACGAGCCGCAGGGCCGTGCCGTTGACACGGACGCAGACAACGCCGACAACGAACCGCAGGGTCGCTAG
- a CDS encoding serine hydrolase domain-containing protein, whose protein sequence is MNVDTRSIDEAVSKGVFTGVIAVDVGDQRTLERCEGFLHRALRVPLSAHTRIAIASGSKAFTALAVMRLVEDGRLRLDQPVRTLLDGDLPLIAGGVTVEHLLTHTSGMGDYLDEDAGWEVSDHVLTLPVHTLTTSEAFLPMLDGHPQQFAPGERFEYCNGGYMVLAVLLERVTGQNYHDAVQQLVFQPAGLEETAFLPLNDLPADAAPGYVFDEGNLVNTLHLPVLGNGDGGAFTTASDLHRFWLAFLEGRIVSRETAAEMVRPRHEVPAEQMRYGMGFWIHKKHPALILEGYDAGASFRSTHIPGSRTTVSVLGNSSEGAWPVISALAQMIDAELA, encoded by the coding sequence ATGAACGTAGATACGCGAAGCATCGACGAAGCCGTCTCAAAGGGAGTGTTCACCGGCGTCATCGCTGTCGATGTCGGGGACCAACGCACGCTTGAGCGCTGCGAGGGCTTCCTCCATCGCGCCCTCCGCGTGCCCCTGTCGGCCCACACGCGCATTGCGATTGCGAGCGGCAGCAAAGCGTTCACCGCCCTGGCGGTCATGCGGTTGGTCGAAGACGGCCGCCTGCGGCTCGACCAACCGGTGCGGACGCTGCTGGACGGGGACCTGCCGCTGATCGCCGGCGGCGTGACCGTGGAGCACTTGCTCACGCACACGTCGGGTATGGGCGACTATCTGGATGAGGATGCCGGCTGGGAGGTGTCCGACCATGTGCTCACCCTTCCCGTGCACACGCTCACTACCTCGGAGGCTTTCCTGCCGATGCTCGACGGGCACCCGCAGCAGTTCGCTCCAGGGGAAAGGTTCGAGTACTGCAACGGGGGCTATATGGTGCTGGCGGTGCTGTTGGAGCGGGTTACCGGACAGAATTACCACGACGCCGTTCAGCAGCTCGTGTTTCAACCGGCGGGCCTGGAGGAAACGGCCTTCCTGCCGCTGAATGACCTGCCTGCCGATGCCGCGCCCGGCTATGTCTTCGACGAGGGCAATCTTGTGAACACGCTGCATCTGCCGGTTCTCGGCAACGGCGACGGCGGGGCGTTCACCACGGCATCCGACCTGCACCGCTTCTGGCTTGCCTTTCTGGAGGGACGGATCGTCTCGCGCGAGACGGCAGCGGAGATGGTCCGCCCGCGCCATGAAGTACCGGCCGAGCAGATGCGGTACGGGATGGGGTTCTGGATCCACAAAAAACACCCGGCGCTGATCCTCGAGGGGTATGACGCGGGCGCTTCCTTCCGGTCGACGCACATCCCGGGAAGCCGGACCACCGTCAGCGTCCTCGGCAACAGCTCCGAGGGGGCGTGGCCGGTGATTTCGGCACTCGCACAGATGATCGACGCGGAGCTCGCTTGA
- a CDS encoding rhodanese-like domain-containing protein — MTNSENVSIDAISEGTAVLDVREDYEWEAGHIEGALHIPVNDIPARLDDLDPDEDLHVICRTGGRSFRVSEWLVANGYSAVNVSGGMDAWVEAARPMVSETGEEPRVL, encoded by the coding sequence GTGACCAACAGCGAAAACGTGTCCATCGACGCCATCAGTGAGGGCACCGCCGTCCTGGACGTGCGTGAGGACTATGAGTGGGAGGCGGGACACATCGAAGGAGCCCTCCACATTCCTGTCAACGATATTCCGGCCCGGCTCGACGACCTCGATCCGGATGAAGACCTGCACGTCATCTGCCGGACCGGCGGGCGCTCGTTCCGGGTAAGCGAATGGCTGGTCGCCAACGGATACTCAGCGGTGAACGTCAGCGGCGGAATGGACGCCTGGGTCGAGGCCGCGCGGCCCATGGTCTCCGAAACCGGCGAGGAGCCGCGCGTTCTATGA
- a CDS encoding diacylglycerol/lipid kinase family protein: MPLEWIIAALAVVAAAASAFSWWGVRKLRRERSPQWEEPRTTLSATGEHQRVALVLNPVKLSAPLAREQVEQACSDAGWEPPLVLETTVAEPGAAQARRAVTDGYDVVIAAGGDGTVRAVATGLVHSDAALGLLPLGTGNLLARNLGIAVNDVPRSVRQALHGAGRRIDMGRVELRNERTGVSGEHTFLVMGGVGLDAVVVAATKDALKKKFGWLAYSEAGVRSLPGKRQRMSISIDGGPAQSRKVHSVLFANCARLPGGITFVPGATIDDGYLDVVITSPRSMLGWLWVAAKILFRHPGPIPVITYHRVKRVDVRVSEATGTQLDGDTSGDVTSLSVSVAPGALMVRVPGRTTGPSAGMFSDAPAP; encoded by the coding sequence ATGCCCCTTGAGTGGATCATCGCCGCCCTTGCGGTTGTCGCCGCAGCCGCGTCAGCGTTCAGCTGGTGGGGCGTGCGAAAGCTGCGCCGCGAACGCTCCCCGCAGTGGGAGGAACCGCGCACCACCCTTTCGGCGACAGGTGAACACCAGCGGGTTGCGCTGGTCCTCAACCCGGTCAAACTCAGCGCTCCGCTCGCCCGCGAGCAGGTTGAGCAAGCCTGTTCAGACGCCGGATGGGAACCTCCCCTGGTGCTGGAGACTACGGTGGCGGAGCCGGGTGCCGCCCAGGCGAGGCGCGCTGTCACGGACGGTTACGACGTCGTTATTGCGGCCGGCGGAGACGGCACAGTCCGCGCTGTGGCAACCGGGCTGGTTCATAGCGACGCTGCGCTGGGACTGCTGCCGCTGGGGACCGGCAACCTGCTGGCGCGCAACCTCGGTATTGCGGTGAATGACGTTCCACGCAGCGTCCGGCAGGCGCTTCACGGTGCCGGCCGGCGGATCGATATGGGCCGGGTCGAGCTTCGCAATGAGCGGACCGGTGTCAGCGGTGAGCATACGTTCCTGGTGATGGGCGGCGTCGGGCTCGATGCGGTGGTGGTGGCCGCCACGAAAGACGCGCTGAAAAAGAAGTTCGGCTGGCTGGCCTATAGCGAGGCCGGCGTGCGCAGCCTGCCCGGCAAGCGCCAGCGCATGTCGATCAGCATTGACGGCGGACCGGCGCAGTCCCGCAAGGTGCACAGCGTCCTGTTTGCGAACTGCGCGCGGCTGCCCGGCGGCATTACCTTCGTTCCCGGCGCCACGATAGACGACGGTTACCTCGATGTTGTGATCACCAGCCCGCGCAGCATGCTCGGCTGGCTGTGGGTTGCCGCGAAGATCCTCTTCCGGCACCCGGGGCCGATTCCGGTGATCACCTACCACCGCGTGAAGCGGGTGGACGTCCGGGTATCGGAGGCAACCGGTACCCAGCTCGACGGCGACACCTCCGGCGATGTCACTTCCCTGAGCGTGAGCGTGGCTCCCGGCGCACTGATGGTCCGGGTCCCTGGACGGACAACCGGACCATCAGCTGGAATGTTCAGCGACGCGCCTGCGCCATAG
- a CDS encoding amidase, translated as MSSLSELTALEQRELLRRGELSSRELTAHYLERIDARNPELGAFVTVTADAALAEAGAADQQQASGADLPPLHGLPLAHKDLTDVVGVVTTHGSAALRHTVAAADSPLVAVLRRAGTVSLGKTQVPEFGLSCYSENLIAPPSRNPLNPALSSGGSSGGSAAAVAAGLIPFAPGTDGGGSVRIPAAATGLIGLKPNRGRVPSGAGQSDLGQFVVAGPLARTTADAALLLDAMVDEPNFHATSAAAHGSFLDAALRADGRFRIGVSTLSPFAAAFPIELDDAARAGFDAGVHALGAVGHDVMETDLRYDPRYHEAFQTVWTAGLAVARIPADREKDLTTLARTLRHRAQGKSAPDLASAVDILRQFEQDTIQQYSAFDIIATPALGMVPRPIGWYLDADADTDYLRQCQYSPYTSMVNVCGLPAISVPVFTTAEGLSMSIQLIGRPSAEADLLTVSAQLEDHYRTSQNPIA; from the coding sequence ATGAGCTCCCTTTCCGAGCTGACCGCACTCGAACAACGGGAGCTCCTTCGGCGCGGTGAGCTCAGCTCCCGGGAACTCACTGCGCATTACCTGGAGCGGATCGACGCCCGGAATCCGGAGCTGGGTGCGTTCGTCACCGTGACGGCTGACGCGGCCCTGGCGGAAGCCGGGGCCGCTGACCAGCAGCAGGCGAGCGGGGCTGACCTGCCTCCACTGCATGGGCTGCCGCTCGCGCACAAGGACCTGACCGACGTCGTCGGCGTTGTGACCACGCACGGAAGCGCAGCGCTGCGGCACACAGTGGCGGCCGCGGACTCACCGCTTGTCGCCGTTCTCCGGAGGGCCGGCACGGTCAGCCTGGGAAAGACGCAGGTCCCGGAGTTCGGTTTGAGCTGCTACAGCGAGAATCTCATCGCGCCGCCGTCGCGGAATCCGCTCAACCCGGCGCTCAGCTCAGGCGGTTCCTCCGGTGGCAGCGCCGCGGCCGTCGCTGCAGGCCTGATTCCCTTTGCGCCGGGCACGGACGGCGGCGGTTCGGTCCGGATTCCGGCTGCTGCAACCGGACTGATCGGCCTCAAACCCAACCGCGGAAGGGTGCCTTCCGGTGCAGGTCAAAGCGACCTCGGTCAATTTGTGGTTGCCGGACCGCTTGCGCGGACGACGGCGGATGCCGCCCTGCTGCTTGACGCCATGGTGGACGAGCCCAACTTCCACGCAACCAGTGCGGCCGCCCATGGTTCATTCCTTGACGCGGCGCTCCGGGCGGACGGCAGATTCCGGATCGGTGTCAGCACACTCTCGCCGTTCGCCGCTGCCTTTCCCATCGAACTAGACGACGCCGCGCGGGCCGGTTTCGACGCCGGTGTACACGCACTCGGCGCGGTGGGGCACGACGTGATGGAGACGGACCTTCGCTACGATCCCCGGTACCACGAGGCCTTTCAGACGGTATGGACCGCGGGCCTGGCCGTCGCACGCATTCCGGCTGACCGGGAGAAGGACCTGACGACCCTCGCCCGTACCCTTCGGCACCGCGCGCAAGGCAAGTCAGCTCCGGACCTTGCCTCCGCCGTCGATATCCTGCGGCAGTTCGAGCAGGACACCATTCAGCAGTACTCCGCCTTCGACATCATCGCGACCCCGGCACTGGGCATGGTGCCGCGTCCGATCGGTTGGTACCTTGATGCGGATGCTGACACGGACTACCTGCGTCAGTGCCAATACTCCCCCTACACGTCGATGGTCAACGTGTGCGGACTGCCGGCCATCTCGGTGCCGGTGTTCACCACGGCCGAGGGCCTGTCCATGAGCATCCAGCTCATCGGAAGGCCCAGCGCGGAGGCGGATCTCCTTACCGTGTCAGCCCAGCTTGAGGACCACTACCGCACGAGCCAAAACCCAATAGCATAA
- a CDS encoding DNA topoisomerase IB, with translation MPRLRRSDCNRPGYTRRRHGKGFSYRNQQGEPLERDEVERIRELVIPPAWQDVWISPYPTGHIQAVGTDDAGRRQYIYHTAWREKKDREKFDRALDFGERLPGARRVITQHLRSNGSGKERAFAAALRIVDSGALRMGSAQYAAENGSFGVTTVLVEHVTISGSVITLQFPGKSGQQWDTTIEDADLAAALRPMVRREGAETMLAYRAADESWHPVDASQLNEFLRQVTGGGFTAKDFRTWQATVVAAMELSRMDLKATSRTARQKAVAATMRSVAEHLGNTPAVARSSYVDPRVVDRFMSGEAIPVASYSASEKAVRELLKA, from the coding sequence GTGCCACGACTTCGACGCAGCGACTGCAACAGGCCCGGCTACACCCGCCGTCGCCATGGGAAGGGCTTCAGCTACCGCAACCAGCAGGGCGAGCCGCTGGAGCGGGATGAGGTTGAGCGGATCCGGGAACTCGTCATCCCGCCCGCCTGGCAGGATGTCTGGATCAGCCCGTACCCCACCGGGCATATTCAGGCGGTAGGCACGGACGACGCCGGCCGGCGCCAGTACATCTATCACACCGCGTGGCGCGAGAAAAAGGACCGCGAGAAGTTCGATCGTGCGCTGGACTTCGGCGAACGGCTCCCCGGTGCGCGGCGGGTCATCACGCAGCACCTGCGGAGCAACGGCAGCGGCAAGGAGCGGGCCTTCGCCGCAGCACTGCGCATTGTGGACTCCGGTGCGTTGAGGATGGGCTCCGCGCAGTATGCCGCAGAGAACGGCTCCTTCGGAGTGACAACCGTGTTGGTCGAGCATGTCACCATCAGCGGTTCGGTCATCACCCTGCAGTTCCCGGGAAAGAGCGGCCAGCAGTGGGACACCACCATCGAGGACGCGGATCTCGCGGCGGCACTGCGGCCGATGGTGCGCAGGGAGGGCGCGGAGACGATGCTGGCGTACCGTGCCGCGGACGAATCCTGGCACCCGGTCGATGCTTCCCAGCTCAACGAGTTCCTCCGCCAGGTCACGGGCGGAGGCTTCACGGCGAAGGATTTCCGTACCTGGCAGGCCACGGTCGTTGCGGCCATGGAGCTCTCCCGGATGGACCTGAAAGCCACCAGCCGAACAGCACGGCAGAAGGCGGTCGCCGCGACCATGCGCTCGGTCGCTGAACACTTGGGCAATACTCCCGCGGTTGCCCGCAGTTCGTATGTGGATCCGCGTGTGGTGGACCGCTTCATGTCAGGGGAGGCCATTCCCGTGGCGAGCTACTCCGCGTCGGAGAAGGCTGTTCGCGAGCTGCTTAAAGCGTAG
- the serS gene encoding serine--tRNA ligase, giving the protein MIDVNELRDNPEKFRLSQRSRKADESLVDAIIAADSRRREAVTSAESLRAEQNSFGKRVAKAQGEEKQALLAEVKELASSVKAAAAQAEEAKSEADSLLRRLPNAILDGVPAGGEEDFVVLKTVGEPRQFGFEPRDHLEIGELIGAIDMERGAKVSGSRFYFLKGVGARLELALLNMAMDQAIKAGFTPMITPTLVRPETMQGTGFDIAHDAEIYRLPEDDLYLTGTSEVALAGYHSDEIVDLSTGPLRYAGWSSCYRREAGSHGKDTRGIIRVHQFNKVEMFTYTTVEESHAEHQRMLAWEEEMLTKVELPYRVIDTAAGDLGMSAARKFDCEAWVPTQNAYRELTSTSNCTSFQARRLNIRERVAGAKATRAVATLNGTLATTRWIVAILEHHQNPDGSVNVPVALRPYLGGLEVLPVL; this is encoded by the coding sequence GTGATCGACGTAAACGAACTCCGCGACAATCCTGAAAAGTTCCGCCTTTCGCAGCGCTCGCGGAAGGCTGATGAGTCCCTGGTTGATGCGATCATCGCGGCTGATTCCCGGCGTCGTGAGGCGGTCACCAGCGCGGAATCGCTGCGGGCCGAGCAGAACTCCTTCGGCAAGCGTGTTGCCAAGGCGCAGGGTGAGGAAAAGCAGGCGCTTCTTGCCGAGGTCAAGGAGCTGGCCTCGTCGGTGAAGGCTGCCGCTGCCCAGGCCGAGGAAGCGAAGTCGGAAGCGGACTCCCTGCTGCGTCGGTTGCCCAACGCCATCCTCGATGGCGTACCGGCGGGCGGTGAGGAAGATTTCGTCGTTCTCAAAACAGTGGGGGAGCCCCGGCAGTTCGGCTTCGAGCCGCGGGACCACCTGGAAATCGGCGAGCTGATCGGCGCGATCGACATGGAGCGCGGCGCCAAGGTATCCGGGTCGCGGTTCTACTTCCTGAAGGGCGTTGGCGCCCGCCTGGAGCTTGCGCTGCTCAACATGGCCATGGACCAGGCAATCAAGGCCGGCTTCACGCCCATGATCACGCCCACGCTGGTGCGGCCCGAGACCATGCAGGGAACCGGCTTCGATATCGCCCATGACGCGGAGATCTACCGGCTCCCGGAAGACGACCTCTACCTGACCGGCACGTCCGAGGTGGCGCTGGCCGGGTACCACTCGGATGAGATCGTGGACCTCTCGACCGGGCCGTTGCGGTATGCCGGCTGGTCATCCTGCTACCGGAGGGAAGCCGGCTCACACGGGAAAGACACCCGGGGGATCATCCGCGTGCACCAGTTCAACAAGGTGGAGATGTTTACCTACACCACGGTTGAGGAATCCCACGCGGAGCACCAGCGCATGCTCGCCTGGGAGGAAGAGATGTTGACGAAGGTCGAGCTGCCCTACCGCGTCATCGACACCGCTGCCGGAGATCTCGGGATGTCAGCCGCACGCAAATTCGACTGCGAGGCCTGGGTGCCCACCCAGAATGCGTACCGCGAGCTGACCTCCACCTCGAACTGCACCAGCTTTCAGGCGCGGCGGCTCAACATTCGCGAACGCGTTGCGGGGGCCAAGGCTACCCGCGCCGTCGCAACGTTGAACGGCACCCTCGCGACAACGAGGTGGATCGTCGCCATCCTTGAGCACCACCAGAACCCCGACGGCTCGGTCAACGTGCCGGTTGCGCTACGCCCCTACCTCGGAGGCCTTGAGGTTCTTCCGGTCCTGTAG
- a CDS encoding HAD family hydrolase: MTTTFSAGIDDQQQTTRKLIALDVDGTLVDHEGHMSDEVRTAAGAVVDAGHEVVIATGRSLGATLPIIEKIGLTRGHAVCSNGGVTLRIDVDEFEDGYEVINRVVFDPRPALVALRKCLPSAKFALEDDEGRFLSTERFQDASFGAEAESVDFQRMLRARAVRVVVFSTDSTAEEFGEAVESIGLHGVTYSVGWTAWLDIAAAGVTKASALELVRRRLDVDPSETVAIGDGRNDIEMLSWAARGVAMGQAPEEVLAAASEVTASVYDDGAAKILRSLTRAGQDER; encoded by the coding sequence ATGACAACTACATTTTCCGCTGGCATCGATGACCAGCAGCAGACAACGCGTAAACTCATTGCCCTCGATGTTGACGGGACCCTCGTAGACCACGAGGGGCACATGTCGGACGAGGTCCGCACTGCCGCCGGCGCCGTCGTGGACGCCGGCCACGAGGTGGTGATTGCCACCGGTAGGTCGCTCGGCGCCACCCTGCCCATCATCGAGAAGATCGGGCTCACACGCGGCCACGCGGTGTGCTCAAACGGCGGCGTCACTTTGCGCATCGATGTGGACGAGTTTGAGGACGGCTATGAAGTCATCAACCGGGTGGTCTTCGACCCGCGGCCGGCGCTGGTGGCTCTCCGCAAGTGCCTTCCCTCAGCCAAGTTCGCACTCGAAGACGACGAGGGCCGGTTCCTTTCCACCGAGCGGTTCCAGGACGCGAGTTTCGGAGCCGAGGCTGAAAGCGTGGACTTCCAGCGGATGCTGCGGGCGAGGGCCGTCCGGGTGGTGGTGTTCAGCACGGACAGCACGGCCGAGGAGTTCGGCGAGGCAGTCGAGTCCATCGGACTCCACGGCGTGACCTACTCCGTGGGGTGGACCGCCTGGCTGGACATCGCAGCGGCGGGCGTCACGAAGGCCAGCGCGCTTGAGCTGGTACGCCGGAGGCTCGACGTCGACCCCTCCGAAACCGTTGCCATCGGTGACGGCCGCAATGACATCGAGATGCTCTCCTGGGCGGCGCGCGGGGTTGCGATGGGCCAGGCCCCGGAAGAGGTACTGGCCGCGGCTTCCGAGGTGACGGCTTCGGTGTATGACGACGGCGCCGCCAAGATCCTGCGCTCGCTCACCCGGGCGGGGCAGGACGAGCGCTAG
- the pheA gene encoding prephenate dehydratase encodes MSSYAYLGPEGTFTEAALLQVPGADKAERVPATTVSSALDMVRAGRVTAAMVPIENSVEGGVSATLDAIANGEPLRIIREILVPVSFVLVGRPSVELAGIRFVATHGHAWAQCRGWTEQNIPAAEYMPSSSTAAAAHALLDDGAAHDAAICSPLVANRLGLRVLAEHIGDVADAVTRFILVSRPDTLPARTGADKTTLVIPLPEDHPGALMEILDQFAARGVNLSRIESRPTGLFLGDYFFSIDADGHVADARVADALQGLHRISPGLRFLGSYARADRREYDVARHTSDQAFQSAQEWVDSLLRSPTADPESIG; translated from the coding sequence ATGAGTTCCTACGCATATCTCGGCCCCGAGGGTACCTTCACTGAGGCAGCGCTTCTCCAGGTGCCCGGCGCGGACAAGGCGGAACGGGTACCCGCAACCACGGTGAGCTCTGCTCTCGACATGGTGCGCGCCGGCCGCGTCACAGCCGCGATGGTACCCATCGAGAATTCGGTGGAGGGCGGCGTTTCAGCCACCCTCGATGCGATCGCCAACGGAGAGCCCCTGCGGATCATCCGCGAGATCCTCGTTCCGGTTTCCTTTGTTCTGGTGGGACGTCCGAGTGTGGAACTCGCCGGCATCCGTTTCGTGGCAACCCATGGACACGCCTGGGCACAGTGCCGGGGTTGGACCGAACAGAACATTCCAGCTGCGGAATACATGCCTTCCTCCTCGACGGCGGCAGCCGCCCACGCACTGCTCGACGACGGCGCCGCCCACGACGCCGCGATCTGCTCACCCCTCGTAGCCAACCGGCTTGGCCTGCGCGTCCTCGCCGAGCACATCGGTGATGTTGCCGACGCGGTGACCCGGTTCATCCTGGTCAGCCGGCCTGACACCCTGCCGGCACGGACCGGGGCGGACAAAACCACCCTGGTCATTCCCCTCCCGGAAGACCACCCGGGCGCCCTGATGGAGATCCTCGATCAGTTCGCCGCACGCGGCGTGAACCTCAGCAGGATCGAATCACGCCCAACCGGACTGTTCCTGGGGGACTACTTCTTCAGCATCGACGCGGACGGCCACGTTGCGGATGCCCGCGTAGCCGACGCCCTCCAGGGACTTCACCGCATCAGTCCCGGATTGCGGTTCCTCGGCTCGTACGCCCGGGCGGACCGACGCGAATATGACGTCGCCCGGCACACCTCCGATCAGGCGTTCCAGTCAGCCCAGGAGTGGGTTGACTCTCTGCTGCGTTCCCCCACGGCTGATCCGGAGAGCATAGGCTAG